One Anaerolineales bacterium genomic window, CATGTTGGCGGGTTTGGCGGGTTAGCTCCACGATGTAACGCTTGACAGCCGGAGAAACAAACACGGATTTAATCGCTTCCTGGGCAGAAAGCAGCTCTTCAGCAGGAGCAACTTGCTGGAGGTCAGTCACCGGGTGGTGATATTGCTGGCGCTCAAGGATATTTATCTCATCATTGATGTCCGGGTAACCCAATCGTAATCTTAGTAAAAACCGGTCCAGCTGAGCTTCTGGAAGTGGGAAGGTGCCTTCATATTCGATGGGATTCTGGGTCGCCAGCACCATAAAAGGTTTTGGCAGGGGATGGGTGACGCCATCCACTGTGATTTGTTGTTCTTCCATCGCCTCAAGCAAGGCTGCCTGGGTCTTGGGCGTGGCTCGATTGATCTCATCGGACAGCACGATCTGAGCCATAATTGGACCAGGCCGAAACTCGAATTGCGTACTCACCTGGTTATAGATTGACACGCCGGTAACATCGCTTGGCAGCATATCCGGGGTAAATTGAATCCGGCTAAAGGCACAACCTAATGATTTAGCCAGGCTGCGTGCCAGGACCGTCTTCCCTACCCCAGGGACATCCTCGATCAATAAATGCCCCTGGCATAGAAGACTGATGATAGCCAGCTCAACTGGCCGGCGCTTGCCAATGATTACTTTTTCGACATTTGCAACAATTTTCTCGGTAAAACTCTGGATATCTGTCATGAACTGCTCCCATGTACAGGTAAATACCAACTTTACATTAATTTTTTAAATATTATCACAGTTTACTCTTTGGGTATCATTACATCTACTCAGCGATGATATGACAGGTTCATACAGAATAGTGCAAATTTAGAATTATGCTAAAATTTCAGGCGGAGGCAGAGCAGAAATGACCACAAAAATCATCCTTAACCCTTATGCCGGGCGCTGGAAAGGCCGCGAAAAACGCCCTGATGTCGAAAGTACAATGAAGTCGGCGGGTATCGAATACGATCTGGTTGTGACTGATGCCCCAAACCACGGCACCGACCTGGCTTACCAGGCGGTTAAGGCGGGATACTCTCCAATCGTGTCTGCCGGCGGTGATGGAAGCGTCAGCGAAGTGATGAATGGAATCGTGGCAGCTGCCCAGGAGCTGGGTGTGACTCCCCCGCCTCTTGGGGTCCTTCCCCTGGGTTCTGCCAACGACCTGATGGTCAACCTTGGCTTGCCGATCAACATTCCAGAAGCAGTCAAAGTGATTGCTGCGGGGCAAACCCGCCGTATCGACCTGGGGGCAGTCACTGCCTGGGACATTCAAGGGAAAAATCCTAAAAAAAGATACTTCGATAACAACAGCGCAATCGGCCTGGAGCCCTGCATTACGTTGGTCCAGCAACGAATCTCCTGGCTGCGTGGGTCACTCCGCTACGTGGTGGCAACCCTGCTGGGTGTGCTGCAGAATCCCCAGTGGAAGATGCACATTGAGTGGGAAGGTGGATCCTATGATGGTCCTGCCACCCTGGTTACGGCGGGAAATAACCCGCTCACAGGGGGCGTTTTTTACATGGCTCCACACGCTGATCCTTTCGATGGTAAGTTGAGCTGTGTTTTCGGCTCAATTCCGTCCAGGTTGAAGATTCTCCAGGTGTTACCCAGAACGATGAAAGCTGGCCCGGGCAACTATGTGGAGCACCCAGCCATCAAGGAGATCAACGTCAGCTGGCTAAAAATCCATACTGATAAGCCCACCCCCTTGCATGCTGATGGTGAAATCCAATTCGAGCAAACCCAGGACATCGAATACCAAGTTCTGCCAGACTATTTGCCAATACTGATGCATGGAGATGCAAAAGCCTCCGAATAACATCACTAAGCTGCCATTAGCCAGGCGAGTCCTGGCGGCTATTTTACGTTCTTTCTTCAATCTCCTCTATCATCAAATGGCCTGGACGTATGACTGGGTGGCAGCGATCGTCTCTGTAGGGTCATGGAAAACCTGGGTTGAAGAAATCGCAAATTACGTAGAAGGCCCTCGAGCGCTCGAGATCGGGCATGGTCCTGGCTACCTCCAATATTTATTAATAAAGAAAGGTATTACCACTTTCGGCGTGGATGAAAGTGCCGAGATGAGCCGAATTGCACGCAAGCGGCTGTTCAGCCTTGGCTTAAACCTGAATCTGACGCGCGGAGATGCACTCAACCTGCCATTTGCTGAACAGAGCTTTAACCAGGTCGTGTTGACTTTCCCATCCGAATTTATCCTCAACCCAGAGGCACTTCAAGAAATTCACCGCGTGCTCGTGGATGCGGGCATAACCGTTATTCTACCCCTGGGGTGGGTCACCGGCCATAAACCAGCTGAGAGATTGGCAGCCTGGATAAACCACCTTACCAATGAAGCACCTGAATGGAACGAGAAAGCCCTGGATCCATGGAAGGGAGGTGGATTTGACATCAGCTGGGAGATGGTAGACTTTAACGCTTCAAAGATCCTGGTCATTAAAATGGTCAAATTATGATCTGCATAGCAGGAAAGGTATGCAGAGGGGTATGGATTGTTGTAAAATGTAAGCTATGGAAATTAAACTGGCTGTTGCAAAAATCAACAAGTATGCCACTTCTGAGAGCGGTGATTCAGTCGAAGTGGTCGAACGGCCAAATGGGGGCATTTCGGTCGTCATGGCCGATGGACAGAGTTCAGGCAAGGGTGCCAAGCAAGTATCATCGCTGGTGGTGAGGAAGGTTATTTTCCTGCTGTCGGAAGGGGTTCGCGATGGGGCCGCCGCCAGGGCTGCCTCTGATTACCTCTTCACCGAACGTAAGGGGAAAGTCTCCGCAACGCTCAACATCGTCTCCATCGACCTGCAGACTGTCACGATGGTGATCACCAGGAATAATCCATTGCCGGTTTTCATTGCGTCAAATGAAGAAATCTGTGCATTCGATGATGAATGCAATCCAATCGGAATTTATCGCGATACTCGTCCCTTGATCAATGAATTGCCGCTTGAACCCGGGTTGACGGTGGTCCTGTTTACCGACGGGTTGATCTATGCTGGGTCACGCAGTGGTGAAAGTCTGAATATCAAGGAGTTTTTAGAATCGCACATTGAGGAACAACCCAACCCACAGGAGTTGGCTGACCAGCTGCTGTCTGATGCGATGCAGCTCGACCGTGGCCGACCAGTGGATGACATCTCCGTGGTGGTCATCCAGGTCACCGGCCAGCATGTGGACGGGGTGCGACGCATGACCGTCCAGCTTCCCTTGCAAACCTGAATAACTGCCTAAGCGGGGTAATTCACCTTGTCGGACCACCGTAGACGAACTAAACTTCGCAAGCTGAGAGCCATGTGGCGAGATGTGTGGCTCCTGCTGAGTGAGTTTGGTACGCCGCTGCTTATCTTCGTGATCGCCATCTTCATCGGAGGCTTTGCGTATTATTTATTAGCGGCGGAAGCAGAAGAACCGTTGGAGAATTTCCTGGAAGCATTATATGTCGTCTTATCGATGACTTTTTTTCAGAACGCGGGAGAGTTCCCACATACCTGGTACCTGGGCATCTTTTATTTCATCATGCCCGTGCTTGGGCTTATTCTACTGGCACAAGGGATCACCGAGTTTAGCGTCATGTTATTCAACCGGCGGGCGCGTGGAAAGGAATGGGAGATTGCCGTGGCATCAACCTATAGCAACCATATAATCCTGGTCGGCCTGGGGCACCTGGGGTACCGTATTGCAGAAGAATTGATCAACATGGAACAGGATATCGTGGTGATTGAATCCAACCCGAAGGCAGACCTTACGGCAACGGTGAAGAAGATGGGCATCCCAGTCATCCAGGATGATGCCAGCCATGAGCTGACCCTGGAAGCTGCCGGAGTACAACATGCTCGGTCGATCATCCTGTGCATCCAAAATGACAGCCTTAACTTGAAAGTTGCCTTGAAAGCCCGGAGAATGAATCCCAACATTCAGGTCATCCTGCGAATATTTGATGATGATTTTGCCCAGGGATTACAGGAACAATTCGGCTTTTCAGCTTTCAGCGCCACCGGTATGGCAGCACCTGCCTTTGCTGCAGCTGCGTCCGGGGTCGATATGACCAGGCCAATCACCGTAGAAGGACAGTCTATGAGCCTGGCGCATATCAAAATCGACCCTGCGTCGGTGATCAACCATAAGACCATCAGTGAAGTTGAGCAGGAATACAAGCTCAACATTGTTTTTATTCGTAGAGACAGCACCTCCGATTTTCACCCACCTGCTGACTATCGTCTGGCAGCCAATGACGAGCTGGCAATTTTGGGTGGCTTGAATGAGATCAGAAGCCTGGCAAGCGCTAGCCGTCCATTAAGTTGAAAGCCGGGCAAAATGATAATTGGCGTGGTTGGTCCTTGTGG contains:
- a CDS encoding AAA family ATPase, whose protein sequence is MTDIQSFTEKIVANVEKVIIGKRRPVELAIISLLCQGHLLIEDVPGVGKTVLARSLAKSLGCAFSRIQFTPDMLPSDVTGVSIYNQVSTQFEFRPGPIMAQIVLSDEINRATPKTQAALLEAMEEQQITVDGVTHPLPKPFMVLATQNPIEYEGTFPLPEAQLDRFLLRLRLGYPDINDEINILERQQYHHPVTDLQQVAPAEELLSAQEAIKSVFVSPAVKRYIVELTRQTRQHGDVYLGASPRGSLALFRTSQALAAMQGRDFVLPDDIKTLVKPALSHRVILGPAARLRDLSSEQVLDEILNTVPVPGGDPKAYSQA
- a CDS encoding stage II sporulation protein E, producing MEIKLAVAKINKYATSESGDSVEVVERPNGGISVVMADGQSSGKGAKQVSSLVVRKVIFLLSEGVRDGAAARAASDYLFTERKGKVSATLNIVSIDLQTVTMVITRNNPLPVFIASNEEICAFDDECNPIGIYRDTRPLINELPLEPGLTVVLFTDGLIYAGSRSGESLNIKEFLESHIEEQPNPQELADQLLSDAMQLDRGRPVDDISVVVIQVTGQHVDGVRRMTVQLPLQT